From a region of the Spelaeicoccus albus genome:
- a CDS encoding glycoside hydrolase family 13 protein — MRTTSTQPSTAAAAQPAGDGATWWRQAAVYQIYPRSFADTDGNEIGDLKGITSRVPYLKSLGIDAVWLSPFYPSALADGGYDVDDYRDVDPKIGTLADFDAMSAALHEAGLKLIVDIVPNHTSDRHEWFREALASPKGSPARDRYIFRDGAGSDGSLPPTDWEANFGGSAWQRVDDGQWYLHLFAPEQPDLNWNNREVCDDFLTTLRFWSDRGVDGFRVDVAHGLAKDLSDPLPTKAMLDESNDRHDGSNALWDRDDVHEIYAEWRKVFNEYDPPRTAVAEAWVHADRRARYASPDGLGQAFNFDLLEAEWSPDEFRTIITKNLAEARDSGASSTWVLSNHDVVRHATRYGLTSVAGDHGDPRERGKQWLLGGDDAPTLDGALGLRRARAATLLMLALPGSAYIYQGEELGLQEVGEIPDDARADPVFFRSRGAEKGRDGCRVPLPWTRDGRAFGFSDTGAHLPQPSWFGAYSVEAEESDLESTLALYRRALNLRHRLQTDETLNWVDDAPEVVHFTRPGGWRCVTNFGSEPITLPGGDVAVVSGPLRAGMLPPDTTAWLA; from the coding sequence ATGCGCACGACCTCGACTCAGCCTTCAACAGCCGCGGCGGCTCAGCCGGCCGGCGACGGTGCCACCTGGTGGCGACAGGCCGCCGTCTACCAGATTTATCCGCGTAGCTTCGCCGATACCGACGGCAACGAAATCGGGGACTTGAAGGGCATTACCTCCCGCGTGCCCTATCTGAAGTCGCTGGGTATCGATGCCGTCTGGCTCAGCCCGTTCTACCCGTCCGCGCTGGCGGACGGCGGATACGATGTCGACGACTATCGCGACGTGGATCCGAAGATTGGCACCCTTGCCGATTTCGATGCCATGTCGGCAGCGCTGCACGAAGCCGGCCTCAAGCTCATCGTCGACATCGTGCCGAACCACACCTCCGATCGGCACGAGTGGTTCCGCGAAGCCCTAGCCTCCCCCAAGGGGTCACCGGCCCGCGACCGCTACATATTCCGCGACGGCGCCGGGTCCGACGGCTCTCTTCCGCCGACGGACTGGGAGGCGAACTTTGGCGGCAGTGCCTGGCAACGCGTGGACGACGGCCAGTGGTACCTGCACTTGTTCGCGCCCGAACAGCCCGATCTGAACTGGAACAACCGGGAAGTGTGCGACGACTTCCTGACGACACTGCGTTTCTGGTCCGACCGCGGCGTCGATGGTTTCCGGGTCGATGTGGCACACGGGCTGGCCAAAGACTTGAGCGATCCGTTGCCCACGAAGGCGATGCTGGACGAGTCGAACGACCGGCACGACGGGTCGAATGCGCTCTGGGATCGGGACGATGTGCACGAGATCTACGCCGAATGGCGCAAGGTCTTCAACGAATACGATCCGCCGCGGACCGCCGTCGCCGAAGCATGGGTGCATGCCGACCGCCGCGCCCGCTACGCCAGCCCGGACGGGCTCGGCCAGGCGTTCAATTTCGACTTGCTCGAAGCCGAGTGGTCACCGGACGAGTTCCGCACGATCATCACCAAGAATCTGGCCGAAGCTCGCGACTCCGGAGCGTCATCGACGTGGGTGCTGTCCAACCACGACGTCGTCCGACATGCCACCCGGTACGGGCTCACGTCCGTGGCCGGCGATCACGGCGATCCGCGCGAGCGCGGCAAGCAGTGGCTGCTCGGCGGCGATGACGCTCCGACGTTGGACGGGGCGCTCGGCCTGCGGCGGGCACGGGCCGCGACACTGCTCATGCTGGCGCTCCCCGGGTCGGCCTATATCTATCAGGGTGAGGAGCTCGGTCTTCAGGAGGTTGGCGAGATTCCGGACGACGCCCGGGCCGATCCGGTGTTCTTCCGCAGCCGGGGCGCGGAGAAGGGGCGTGACGGCTGCCGGGTGCCGTTGCCGTGGACGCGAGACGGACGAGCGTTCGGGTTCAGTGATACCGGCGCACACCTGCCGCAGCCATCGTGGTTCGGCGCCTATTCGGTCGAAGCCGAGGAATCGGACCTCGAATCGACGCTCGCCCTTTACCGACGGGCCCTGAACCTGCGCCACCGACTCCAGACTGATGAAACTCTCAACTGGGTGGACGATGCTCCGGAGGTCGTGCACTTCACCAGGCCGGGCGGTTGGCGATGCGTGACGAACTTCGGTTCGGAGCCGATCACGCTTCCCGGCGGAGACGTGGCTGTCGTCAGCGGTCCGCTACGGGCCGGCATGCTTCCGCCGGACACGACGGCGTGGCTGGCCTAG
- a CDS encoding GH25 family lysozyme, whose amino-acid sequence MATPSGTRGIDVSHWQGNINWSKVSSNVKFAYIKATESTTYTDPQFNDNYIGAYKQGIIRGAYHFALPNKSSGAAQANYFVKNGGGWSSDGKTLPPLLDMEYNPYGNTCYGLSDSQMVSWVKSFVNRMKKLTGRPPAIYTTTDWWKTCTGNSSKFSSSPLFIARYNSTVGTLPNGWNFQTFWQYSDSDNPPNYPGDQDVFNGSAKQLQQLAKGSKSKPKPKLGMKKRVRIGRSGWNQYTKLFGPGDFNSDKKADLLAVKQSDTSLRFYAGTGNAAQGGGHKKRVRLSKKGWTKFSHFVPVGDFNGDGKNDFLVVKKHGGSLWLYAGTGRAGAKANGYKPRVQLSKKGWNKFSEFVPVGDYNGDGKNDFLVVKRDDGSLWFYAGTGRAGKRAKGYKPRVRLSKTGWNKFSQIEGVGDFNSDGKNDFVVVMKSTGALWFYAGTGKAGPKAKGYKKRVRLGKSGWDQYSKLLGVGNYGGNRHPDLIARKKDGSLWFYAGIGNSGQR is encoded by the coding sequence ATGGCGACTCCGAGTGGGACCCGAGGAATCGATGTCAGCCACTGGCAGGGCAACATCAACTGGAGCAAAGTGTCGTCGAACGTGAAGTTCGCGTACATCAAGGCCACCGAGTCGACCACCTATACCGATCCGCAGTTCAACGACAACTACATTGGCGCGTACAAACAAGGCATCATCCGTGGCGCCTATCACTTTGCGCTACCGAACAAGTCGTCCGGCGCTGCCCAAGCGAACTACTTCGTCAAGAACGGCGGGGGTTGGTCGTCCGACGGCAAGACCCTTCCGCCGCTCCTCGACATGGAGTACAACCCGTACGGCAACACGTGCTACGGCTTGTCCGATTCGCAGATGGTGTCGTGGGTAAAGAGCTTTGTGAACCGGATGAAGAAGCTCACCGGCCGACCGCCTGCGATCTACACCACCACCGACTGGTGGAAGACGTGCACCGGCAACAGCTCCAAGTTCAGTTCCAGCCCACTGTTCATCGCGCGTTACAACTCAACAGTCGGCACGCTGCCCAACGGCTGGAACTTTCAAACGTTTTGGCAGTATTCGGACTCGGACAACCCGCCGAATTACCCCGGTGACCAGGACGTGTTCAACGGGTCGGCAAAGCAGCTGCAGCAACTGGCGAAAGGAAGTAAGTCCAAGCCGAAGCCGAAGCTGGGTATGAAGAAGCGTGTGCGGATCGGTCGGAGCGGATGGAACCAGTACACCAAGCTGTTCGGCCCCGGCGATTTCAACAGCGACAAGAAAGCCGATCTCCTCGCCGTCAAGCAAAGTGACACGTCACTTCGCTTCTATGCAGGCACGGGTAACGCGGCACAGGGCGGCGGCCACAAAAAGCGCGTGCGGCTGAGCAAAAAAGGGTGGACGAAGTTCTCGCATTTCGTGCCGGTTGGCGACTTCAACGGCGACGGGAAGAACGACTTCCTCGTGGTCAAGAAGCACGGCGGATCTTTGTGGCTCTATGCCGGCACCGGTAGAGCCGGTGCGAAGGCCAACGGATACAAGCCACGCGTGCAGTTGAGTAAAAAGGGTTGGAACAAATTCTCGGAATTCGTGCCGGTCGGAGATTACAACGGCGACGGGAAGAACGACTTCCTCGTCGTCAAGCGAGATGACGGCTCGCTGTGGTTTTATGCCGGCACCGGGAGAGCCGGCAAAAGAGCCAAGGGATACAAGCCTCGGGTGAGATTGAGCAAGACTGGATGGAACAAGTTTTCCCAAATCGAAGGCGTCGGCGATTTCAACAGCGACGGAAAGAATGACTTCGTTGTCGTGATGAAGTCCACCGGGGCGCTGTGGTTTTATGCGGGCACGGGTAAGGCCGGCCCTAAGGCCAAGGGGTACAAGAAGCGCGTCCGACTCGGAAAGAGTGGGTGGGATCAGTACTCGAAATTGCTAGGCGTCGGCAACTACGGCGGCAATAGGCACCCGGACCTGATTGCCCGAAAGAAGGACGGCTCGCTCTGGTTCTATGCCGGTATCGGGAACTCGGGCCAACGCTGA
- a CDS encoding polysaccharide pyruvyl transferase family protein, which yields MSVSAEAVLTRSVIATNAGNLLFGQSVHRMLSVPGTEIVPNNYNTGREGIDEKLIRRINSEFDHFVIPLANAFRPSFQANLQRLTRVISGLDIPVTVVGVGSQHELSDATRQNDPIADDVKAFMKAVLDRSASVGVRGELTAEYLAGLGFDERHVDVIGCPSIFLRGRNPAVSVKPTSLDSDSRIAMSVSPYVKQMAAVVERHTNRYPNLIYIPQNDTDLLTMLWGENPATIPDKRRPIHIDHPLYTADRMRFPLDPRTWIDFLQDFEFSFGTRIHGTISSILAGTPAMLLAHDSRTQELADYHAIPYKRIYDVSATTDAADLLAECDYSRFNARLPETFDRFTAFLEKNDLAHIYQPGNESTEFDDKLAAADLPPMVHPVLAPGAPGRREVMSRLRWLRQGKAIDAKRTKFAFKYDLPHTPKSPPPSAIEKKISSLEKELKEARSQLAAQAKILDRQATALKRLDVSLFVRGRRWANRMGRKVTNRAARSR from the coding sequence GTGTCGGTCTCGGCCGAAGCGGTCCTCACCCGTAGCGTGATCGCCACCAACGCGGGCAATCTGCTGTTCGGGCAGTCGGTCCATCGGATGTTGAGTGTTCCGGGGACGGAGATCGTACCGAACAACTACAACACGGGCCGCGAAGGAATCGACGAGAAGCTCATTCGCCGTATCAACTCCGAGTTCGACCACTTCGTCATCCCGCTGGCGAACGCATTCCGTCCGAGTTTCCAAGCGAACCTGCAAAGGCTGACTCGTGTGATCTCCGGGCTCGACATCCCGGTGACTGTCGTCGGCGTCGGCAGCCAGCACGAGCTCAGCGACGCCACGCGCCAAAACGACCCGATTGCCGACGACGTCAAAGCGTTCATGAAGGCAGTGCTCGACAGATCGGCGAGCGTAGGGGTGCGCGGAGAACTGACCGCGGAGTACCTGGCCGGCTTGGGTTTTGACGAACGACACGTTGACGTCATCGGGTGTCCCTCCATCTTCTTACGCGGCAGGAACCCGGCTGTATCCGTCAAGCCAACGTCATTGGACTCCGACAGCCGCATTGCGATGAGCGTCTCTCCGTACGTGAAGCAGATGGCGGCGGTTGTGGAACGCCACACAAACCGATACCCGAATCTCATTTACATTCCGCAGAACGACACGGATCTGCTCACCATGCTGTGGGGCGAAAACCCCGCAACGATTCCCGACAAACGGCGACCCATCCATATCGATCACCCCCTGTACACGGCCGACCGCATGCGTTTCCCGCTCGACCCCCGCACATGGATTGACTTTCTTCAAGACTTTGAATTCTCCTTCGGCACACGGATCCACGGCACAATTTCGTCGATCCTCGCCGGCACGCCCGCCATGCTTTTAGCACACGATTCGCGCACCCAGGAACTGGCCGACTATCACGCGATACCGTACAAGCGCATCTACGACGTATCGGCAACGACCGATGCCGCAGATTTGCTCGCCGAATGCGACTATTCACGGTTTAACGCCAGACTTCCTGAAACGTTCGACAGGTTCACGGCATTCTTGGAAAAGAACGACCTCGCCCACATCTATCAACCCGGCAACGAGTCCACGGAGTTCGACGACAAGCTGGCAGCGGCTGATCTGCCCCCGATGGTTCATCCGGTGCTGGCGCCGGGAGCGCCAGGACGGCGTGAGGTCATGTCGAGGCTGCGTTGGCTTCGACAGGGTAAAGCGATAGACGCCAAACGGACGAAATTCGCATTCAAATACGACCTGCCGCACACGCCCAAATCTCCTCCGCCGAGCGCAATCGAGAAGAAAATCAGCTCGCTTGAGAAAGAATTGAAGGAAGCGCGATCCCAACTCGCCGCGCAAGCCAAAATTCTCGATCGGCAGGCAACGGCCCTGAAACGACTCGATGTATCGCTTTTCGTTCGCGGCCGCCGCTGGGCGAACAGAATGGGGCGTAAGGTGACGAATCGAGCTGCCCGCTCACGCTAG
- a CDS encoding sulfite exporter TauE/SafE family protein: MAIAAFGVGICVGLTGMGGGALMTPILVFFFNVPPLAAVSSDLLSSAVMKPVGSFMHLRQKTSNLQIVKWLIIGSVPAAFCGVLILKLLGTSDTVQNFIQTALGVALLLSAILLVVRAYLRLLEHARSRSGSGPPLPRARPSMPIRPLPTIMLGVIGGLLVGLTSVGSGSIIIIGLMVIYPGLRASQLVGTDLAQAVPLVIAAAVGHAFFGDLQWGVAVPLIIGSVPGVLIGSKLAAVLAGGVVRRALAFVLLGSGLKMLGLGNTSTIVLLIAVLLIAPAMWMLARRRFGLHPLASVQRKIDLENKAKSKPPNNSS; encoded by the coding sequence ATGGCGATTGCCGCTTTCGGTGTCGGTATTTGCGTCGGACTGACCGGGATGGGCGGCGGCGCATTGATGACGCCGATCCTGGTTTTCTTTTTCAACGTGCCCCCGCTGGCGGCGGTTTCAAGCGACTTGTTATCAAGCGCTGTTATGAAGCCCGTCGGCTCCTTTATGCACCTCCGGCAAAAGACGTCCAACCTGCAGATCGTCAAGTGGCTCATCATCGGATCGGTGCCTGCGGCATTTTGCGGCGTCCTCATATTAAAGCTGCTCGGCACCAGCGACACCGTCCAGAATTTCATCCAAACCGCGCTGGGCGTGGCACTACTGCTTTCGGCGATCCTGCTGGTCGTGCGGGCATATCTTCGACTCCTCGAACATGCCCGCTCCCGCAGCGGCTCCGGCCCACCGCTTCCCCGTGCGCGTCCCAGCATGCCGATCCGCCCACTTCCCACGATCATGCTGGGCGTCATCGGCGGGCTGCTGGTCGGGCTCACCTCGGTGGGGTCCGGATCCATCATCATCATTGGCCTCATGGTGATCTACCCGGGTCTTCGCGCCAGCCAGCTCGTCGGCACCGATCTCGCCCAGGCCGTTCCGCTGGTGATCGCGGCCGCAGTCGGGCACGCATTCTTCGGTGACCTGCAATGGGGCGTCGCAGTACCGCTCATTATCGGCAGCGTCCCCGGTGTCCTCATCGGTTCGAAGCTGGCCGCAGTCCTGGCCGGCGGCGTCGTACGCCGTGCACTCGCGTTCGTACTGCTGGGATCCGGCCTGAAGATGCTCGGCCTCGGGAATACGTCCACGATCGTCCTTCTCATTGCAGTCCTCTTGATTGCGCCGGCCATGTGGATGCTCGCTCGCCGCCGTTTTGGGTTGCATCCTCTCGCATCCGTTCAGCGCAAGATCGATCTTGAGAACAAGGCAAAGTCGAAACCGCCCAACAACAGCTCCTGA
- a CDS encoding glycosyltransferase family 2 protein has product MSLADLPQPSATHPDSQLGVSYIMPVLNEAKYIERSVTTVLAQDYPGEKEIILALGPCTDGTDRIVEVLNKANAAIRIVHNPGRDIPIGLNLAIEASRHPVIVRVDAHSELASDYTKQAVDTLMRTGAVNVGGLMDAQGETPFQQAVAYAYTSRVGIGGASYHVGAEEGPAESAYLGVFRRDALRRVGGFDETIRRGEDWELNLRLREAGGTVLFTPKLRVTYWPRTTWNKLVRQFHATGGWRGELFRRLGMRNSLRYFAPPALVVAIGSAVVALIVQLSTLGLLPTWVGIVLAVIELPTAIYILGVLMAGLLARGLSVKARGCLVAVLPTMHLSWGLGFIGGALRGAKHVVDTSRHH; this is encoded by the coding sequence ATGAGCCTGGCCGATCTACCTCAGCCGTCGGCGACCCATCCCGATTCGCAGCTCGGCGTGTCCTACATCATGCCGGTGCTCAACGAGGCGAAATACATCGAGCGGTCGGTCACGACAGTGCTCGCCCAGGACTATCCGGGCGAGAAGGAGATCATCCTCGCTCTCGGTCCTTGCACGGACGGCACCGACAGGATCGTCGAGGTGCTGAACAAGGCCAATGCGGCTATCCGAATCGTGCACAACCCCGGCCGGGACATTCCGATCGGCTTGAATCTGGCCATCGAAGCAAGCCGGCACCCCGTGATCGTCCGAGTCGACGCCCATTCCGAGCTGGCGTCCGACTACACCAAGCAGGCGGTCGACACGCTCATGCGCACCGGTGCCGTCAACGTCGGCGGGCTGATGGACGCGCAAGGAGAGACGCCGTTTCAACAGGCTGTCGCATACGCGTATACCTCAAGGGTCGGTATCGGCGGTGCCTCCTACCATGTGGGGGCCGAAGAAGGGCCAGCCGAATCGGCGTATCTCGGCGTCTTCAGGCGAGACGCGCTGCGCCGGGTCGGCGGGTTCGATGAAACGATTCGACGCGGCGAAGACTGGGAATTGAACCTTCGCCTTCGCGAAGCGGGCGGCACAGTGCTCTTCACGCCCAAACTGCGGGTCACGTATTGGCCGCGGACGACGTGGAACAAGCTGGTCCGGCAGTTCCACGCCACCGGAGGCTGGCGGGGTGAACTGTTCCGCAGGCTCGGCATGCGCAACTCGCTGCGCTATTTTGCGCCGCCCGCCCTTGTCGTGGCGATCGGCTCGGCCGTCGTCGCACTGATCGTGCAACTGTCCACTCTCGGACTGCTTCCCACGTGGGTCGGTATCGTGCTGGCCGTCATCGAGCTACCAACGGCGATTTACATTCTCGGCGTGCTCATGGCGGGGCTCTTGGCGCGCGGCTTGAGCGTTAAGGCGCGAGGCTGCTTGGTCGCCGTACTGCCCACCATGCACCTCAGCTGGGGCCTTGGCTTCATCGGCGGGGCGTTGCGCGGCGCCAAGCACGTCGTCGACACCAGCCGGCATCATTAA
- a CDS encoding CDP-glycerol glycerophosphotransferase family protein produces MGKFDFRTGNLRKLLSAPMYAAGYAATRVIPRDNRRWAFGQATGVGAGALALYDEVRRSAPGMRTVWLVDNQADFDDCRRRGIAVVWKNTVRGFWQTARSRVVVVTHGFGDANRFGVFGAFIVQLWHGTPLKLLHLDSPATMHVTALERFSPVVRLLRESYTRAGKQIGMFVAASDEAASRFKTGFALRDDQVAVTGDPRMDRLCHADSPAVRHDAESRLVDTLGLEAVPRGGFLMYAPTWRDGADNPKTLSGAGRARLESYLARSDTVLIVRSHRLGSDPNFVDEAFEGSRVRFLPETEVKDVIEVLGAVDVLITDYSAVVFDFSATGRPIIFLAPDLEKYSRLRGLYEDYGAFTGGDYATTWDDVVVRLEKLDGAEEERAKARTRGIRSRFQAFDDGGNTRRVVDEIRRRLG; encoded by the coding sequence ATGGGAAAATTCGATTTCCGAACCGGTAATTTGCGTAAGCTCCTCTCGGCCCCGATGTACGCGGCCGGCTACGCGGCCACGCGGGTTATTCCGCGCGACAATCGCCGGTGGGCGTTCGGGCAGGCTACCGGCGTCGGCGCCGGTGCGCTTGCGCTTTATGACGAAGTTCGGCGCAGCGCGCCGGGGATGCGCACGGTGTGGCTTGTTGACAATCAGGCCGATTTCGACGACTGCCGGCGTCGAGGCATCGCGGTGGTTTGGAAAAACACGGTGCGCGGATTTTGGCAGACGGCACGCTCGCGGGTGGTCGTGGTGACGCACGGGTTCGGCGACGCGAACCGCTTTGGCGTATTCGGAGCGTTCATCGTCCAACTTTGGCATGGAACTCCGCTGAAGCTGTTGCACCTCGACTCGCCGGCCACCATGCACGTGACTGCGCTCGAACGCTTTAGCCCCGTCGTCCGTCTGCTGCGGGAATCCTATACGCGAGCCGGCAAGCAAATCGGCATGTTCGTTGCTGCCTCCGATGAGGCCGCGAGCCGATTCAAGACCGGGTTCGCGCTGCGTGACGATCAAGTAGCCGTGACGGGCGATCCGCGCATGGACAGGCTTTGCCATGCCGATAGCCCGGCAGTTCGGCACGACGCCGAATCGCGGCTCGTGGACACGCTCGGCTTGGAGGCGGTCCCCAGAGGCGGCTTCCTCATGTACGCGCCGACATGGCGAGATGGTGCCGACAATCCGAAAACGCTCTCGGGCGCCGGCAGAGCGCGCCTGGAGAGCTATCTGGCACGTAGCGACACGGTACTCATCGTGCGCTCTCATCGCCTTGGTTCCGACCCGAACTTTGTAGACGAAGCCTTCGAAGGGTCGCGGGTACGGTTCCTTCCCGAAACGGAAGTCAAAGACGTGATCGAAGTGCTGGGAGCAGTGGACGTTCTGATCACCGACTATTCGGCGGTCGTCTTCGACTTCTCGGCCACCGGCCGCCCCATCATCTTCTTGGCCCCGGACCTGGAGAAGTATTCAAGACTTCGGGGACTGTACGAAGACTACGGAGCCTTCACCGGCGGTGACTACGCGACCACATGGGACGACGTCGTCGTCCGACTCGAGAAGCTCGACGGTGCGGAAGAGGAACGTGCCAAGGCGCGAACTCGGGGGATACGCTCACGTTTTCAAGCGTTCGACGACGGCGGGAACACCCGTCGTGTAGTCGACGAGATTCGACGCCGTCTGGGTTAA
- a CDS encoding CDP-glycerol glycerophosphotransferase family protein codes for MSSLLAGALRLTGDMRDVLDRRRLIESPEFAVPRRASFDVLVYFADRPKNFYQVQQWLAPLEELAKTHSTAIVCTRADTARLVRERTLLPIVLLDGAGRDARLARTQQPKVVLYLNHNNLNFRPLRFVRPLHAFISHGESDKIFMSSNLLKAFDFNFVAGQAAKDRLASNLFDYDVEARAIAIGRPQLDWPSRAPELPDDDRRVVLYAPTWEGYRPTMRYSSVVSHGESIVEGLVRDARYRVIYRPHPLTGTVLAAFRHADQRIRDLVAAANDSDQAACHLVDESSFGWQLQSADMMISDISAVAYDWLATAKPQVLTLPVDESASTDNTVLLSRLPKLDVRNAPTIVDVVDSFLDDSGVHEQMILISNYYYGDSARGTATRKFIDAIDRLAGYYDQQPSGDSGHTARLETAVGDATRRIADKLVEHTSGQRTISRQGPALDSTTAQFVVNFHATDDRGLETMAARLPALEQLHRERGIAFMVSNTRALEYVRDVCSLPCFLVYGAADPEHLVRTVGARVVLHLEQSELNFRETGIHDVAHVFIGSESGRDWLDNRLRVYDSVLVPGDDDGARIAETVRGFAGSGKVRVVGVDGRFDDAQVVDTLTRVADGVVSLRAKRDERRREIADRIAREFDADGRA; via the coding sequence ATGTCTTCTCTTCTGGCGGGCGCGTTGCGCCTGACCGGCGACATGCGCGACGTGCTCGATCGGCGCAGACTCATCGAGTCGCCCGAGTTCGCCGTGCCGCGCCGCGCTTCGTTCGACGTACTGGTGTATTTCGCCGACCGCCCCAAGAACTTCTACCAAGTCCAACAATGGCTGGCACCGCTGGAAGAACTGGCCAAGACGCACAGCACCGCGATCGTCTGCACCCGCGCCGATACCGCCCGGCTCGTGCGCGAGCGGACACTTCTACCGATCGTGCTGCTTGATGGCGCCGGCCGCGATGCGCGGTTGGCCCGAACCCAGCAGCCGAAAGTCGTCCTCTACCTCAATCACAACAACCTGAATTTCCGTCCGCTTCGATTCGTCCGCCCGCTGCATGCCTTCATCAGCCATGGCGAATCGGACAAGATCTTCATGTCGTCCAATTTGCTCAAGGCGTTCGACTTCAATTTCGTTGCGGGACAGGCTGCCAAAGATCGGCTCGCGAGCAATCTGTTCGACTACGACGTCGAAGCCCGGGCCATTGCTATCGGCCGGCCGCAACTCGACTGGCCGTCGCGCGCACCCGAGCTGCCGGACGACGACCGTCGGGTCGTTCTGTACGCGCCTACCTGGGAGGGGTACCGGCCCACAATGCGCTACAGCTCGGTTGTCTCGCACGGCGAGTCAATTGTCGAAGGGCTCGTCCGGGATGCGCGATACCGCGTCATTTACCGGCCGCATCCGCTGACCGGGACGGTGCTGGCCGCATTCCGGCACGCCGACCAGCGGATCCGTGACCTAGTCGCCGCAGCGAACGACAGCGATCAGGCCGCTTGTCACCTGGTGGACGAGTCGTCATTCGGATGGCAGCTGCAGTCCGCCGATATGATGATCAGCGACATCTCCGCCGTGGCCTACGATTGGCTTGCCACCGCGAAGCCCCAGGTGCTCACGCTTCCGGTGGACGAGTCCGCGTCGACCGATAACACGGTCTTGCTCAGTCGGCTTCCGAAACTTGACGTTCGCAACGCCCCGACGATCGTGGACGTCGTCGATTCCTTCCTGGACGACTCCGGCGTTCACGAGCAGATGATCCTTATCAGCAACTACTACTACGGCGACTCCGCACGAGGAACGGCGACGCGGAAATTCATAGACGCCATCGACCGGCTCGCTGGCTACTACGACCAGCAGCCGTCCGGCGACTCCGGCCATACCGCACGGCTTGAGACCGCGGTTGGCGATGCGACCCGACGTATTGCCGACAAACTTGTCGAGCACACGTCCGGGCAGCGGACCATCTCCCGTCAAGGGCCGGCTCTCGACTCGACTACCGCCCAGTTCGTCGTGAACTTCCACGCGACCGACGATCGTGGCTTGGAGACGATGGCCGCCCGACTGCCCGCGCTGGAGCAACTGCATCGCGAGCGAGGCATCGCGTTTATGGTGAGCAACACTCGGGCGCTGGAGTACGTCCGCGACGTTTGCTCCTTGCCGTGTTTCCTCGTCTACGGCGCCGCCGATCCCGAACATCTGGTTCGCACGGTGGGCGCCCGTGTCGTCCTGCATCTCGAACAATCGGAGCTCAACTTCCGAGAAACCGGCATCCACGACGTTGCGCACGTGTTTATCGGCTCGGAATCGGGTCGAGACTGGCTGGACAACAGGCTGCGCGTTTACGACAGCGTCCTCGTGCCCGGCGACGACGATGGAGCCCGAATCGCCGAAACGGTGCGGGGCTTCGCCGGCTCCGGCAAAGTGCGCGTCGTCGGCGTCGACGGGCGTTTCGACGACGCGCAGGTGGTCGATACGTTGACCCGGGTAGCGGACGGTGTCGTGTCGTTGCGGGCTAAGCGGGACGAACGTCGCCGGGAGATTGCAGATCGGATCGCCCGCGAATTCGACGCGGACGGCCGGGCATAG
- a CDS encoding NTP transferase domain-containing protein: MSDFQVVILAAGLGTRLGRPLPKTLTELDSGGTILSRQLSSLKGAFGDDVKILIVVGFKMDLILEAAPEATFVYNERYDRTNTSKSLLKALQHSYPGHGVLWMNADVVFDPAILDRLKPNLEKDQSSIIVDTSTVAEEEVKYTLDDSGYINEISKKVVGGLGEALGINYVSSKDKESFVTGLEAVHDQEYFEGGIEYAIKNSGAQFTAIDVSDLNAVEVDDQSDLDNANSVF; the protein is encoded by the coding sequence ATGTCCGACTTTCAGGTAGTTATTTTGGCCGCAGGCCTCGGAACTCGTCTCGGTCGGCCGTTGCCGAAGACGCTGACCGAGTTGGACAGCGGCGGAACTATACTGTCGCGCCAACTGTCCTCACTGAAAGGCGCGTTCGGCGACGACGTGAAGATCCTGATTGTCGTGGGCTTCAAAATGGACCTGATTCTTGAAGCGGCGCCGGAAGCCACGTTCGTCTACAACGAACGCTACGACCGCACCAATACGTCGAAGAGCCTTCTCAAGGCACTCCAACATTCGTACCCGGGCCACGGCGTGCTGTGGATGAACGCGGACGTCGTGTTCGACCCGGCGATTCTCGACCGGTTGAAGCCCAACTTGGAAAAGGATCAGTCAAGCATCATCGTGGATACGTCGACAGTGGCTGAGGAAGAGGTCAAATACACGCTCGACGATTCCGGCTATATCAACGAGATTTCAAAGAAGGTCGTAGGCGGTCTCGGCGAGGCTCTGGGCATCAACTACGTGTCGTCAAAGGACAAGGAATCGTTCGTGACCGGCTTGGAGGCCGTCCACGATCAAGAGTACTTCGAGGGCGGAATCGAGTACGCGATCAAGAACTCCGGCGCACAATTCACCGCAATTGACGTTTCCGATCTCAATGCAGTGGAAGTCGATGACCAGTCCGATCTCGACAATGCCAATTCGGTCTTTTAG